GCGGACCGGTCTCCAAAGACCTCGAGATGGCCGGAATCCTTAAAAAGCTGGAACCGCGCCCCGTGCTGTTTGAACATGTCAAAGGGTCGGATTTCCGCGTGGCCGGAAACCTGGTGTGCGGGAAGCGGCCCTTTGCGGAGTATTTCCACACTCTGCCGGAGGATATCCTTGGCAGGCTGTCGGGAGCCATCGATCATCCTTCCGCGCCTTTGCAATGGAAAGGCGGAACCCCACCTTGCCAGGAGGTGGTGGACCTCACGCCCGATCTCGGCCGCCTGCCGATCCTCTTTCATTGCGAGGGCGACGGCGGCAACTACATCAGCGCGGGGGTTTTCCTCGCCCGCCACCCAGAGCACGGACAGAACGCGGATTTCCATCGGGCGATGCAAATTTCCAAAACCGAAATGGCCGTGCGGGTGGTTGCGGGCCGCCACTTCGACCTGTTCCTTAAAGAACGCCGATCGCTCGACGTGGCGGTATGCGTCGGCCTGCCGCCGAATATCCTGGCCGCGGCGGCCACCTCGGTGGCGCTCGGATTCGACGAACTGACGATCGCGAATGCGCTCGAACCCTTCGCCGTCGCACCGGCAAAGACCGTCGACGCGCTCGTCCCGGCCGAGGCGGAGTTCGTCCTCGAGGGCACGGTGCATTCCGGCCGGCGCCACGCCGAAGGCCCGTTTGTGGACCTGACCGAGACTCAGGATGTGGTCCGCGAGGAGCCGGTGTTCGAAGTGAAAGCCGTCACCCACCGGCGCGACGCAATCTGGCAAGCCCTTCTCCCCGGCGCGCTCGAACACAAGCTGCTGATGGGCATGCCGCGCGAACCGACCATCTTCCGCGAGGTGAACCGCGCGGTGAAGTGCCTCGACGTGCACGTCAACCCGGGCGGCTGCTCGTGGCTGCACGCGATCGTCCAGATCGAAAAGCGCAACGCGGACGACGGGAAGAAGGCGATCGCGGCGGCGTTCGCCGGGCACCGCTCGTGCAAGCATGTGTTCGTCGTCGATCCCGACATCGACATTTACGATCCGCTGGCGGTGGAGTGGGCGCTGGCTACCCGCTTTCAGGGCGATGAGGATTTGGTGGTGATGCCCCGCGCGCCCGGC
This region of Anaerolineales bacterium genomic DNA includes:
- a CDS encoding UbiD family decarboxylase, producing MTLRERLEILRRNGDLAVIRGPVSKDLEMAGILKKLEPRPVLFEHVKGSDFRVAGNLVCGKRPFAEYFHTLPEDILGRLSGAIDHPSAPLQWKGGTPPCQEVVDLTPDLGRLPILFHCEGDGGNYISAGVFLARHPEHGQNADFHRAMQISKTEMAVRVVAGRHFDLFLKERRSLDVAVCVGLPPNILAAAATSVALGFDELTIANALEPFAVAPAKTVDALVPAEAEFVLEGTVHSGRRHAEGPFVDLTETQDVVREEPVFEVKAVTHRRDAIWQALLPGALEHKLLMGMPREPTIFREVNRAVKCLDVHVNPGGCSWLHAIVQIEKRNADDGKKAIAAAFAGHRSCKHVFVVDPDIDIYDPLAVEWALATRFQGDEDLVVMPRAPGSSLDPSSEPGTHNTCRVGFDLTKSLEAKGKKFEKHPFPDVDLKKFGIS